The sequence TACTCGATCGAGCGCCTCTACCATAACGATACTGTTACCGCGGATAACCTGGGTAAATTAAACGTCATTATTTTTACACGCTTGAATGTGGAACCAAACTCACCACCATACCGATGTTGTTTCGCGTGCTATCCTTGCACTCTTCCACTGTTTCGTCTAGCACTACGTTCATGAATGGATCGAAGCCACGCAAAATTCCGGCGACGGAGCGTCCACCGTTTAATTTAAGCAACATTCGTTTGTCCATATACCTGCAGCGGCAAGCAATTAGCGGCCATGAGAAATGttttttgatttataaaaattgttaattattagatatattttttatactaacTTTTTCAACTCTGGTGGATGTGCTTTTGACATTTCGTAActaattcaataattttagagcgaaaaaattctattttatcaacaaatttgcaaaaCGTTGCAATGGCGGTCAGAAAGATTTATAGATTCCGAAATCAGTGTTGCCGTATGAAATGCCGATTAATGCCGCCGTCTGTCTAAGCTATTACTTAACATCTCGATACTTGATTGCTCATTTTACAATAGCTGTCAAATTTGTCAATCGCCATCGCATGTTTTAAGTGTGTGCATTGTCATGTTATGATCtcgtaattttaaaaatgtcgtCAAGTAAACCAGTATGTTAAGAAGAGATTGCTTCTTTCGAATTCGCTGTGACGACAGGCTCCaagaatatacaaa comes from Anastrepha ludens isolate Willacy chromosome 3, idAnaLude1.1, whole genome shotgun sequence and encodes:
- the LOC128859160 gene encoding probable small nuclear ribonucleoprotein G, with amino-acid sequence MSKAHPPELKKYMDKRMLLKLNGGRSVAGILRGFDPFMNVVLDETVEECKDSTRNNIGMVVIRGNSIVMVEALDRV